A single region of the Dyella humicola genome encodes:
- the lpxL gene encoding LpxL/LpxP family Kdo(2)-lipid IV(A) lauroyl/palmitoleoyl acyltransferase, translated as MPRPPFTRSLLAPLQWPAWLGVGAIWTIAHLPRPLLMGLGRLLGALVQRVPSPRRHIAEANIALCFPELSKAEQAALVNAHLRDIGLMMMEFALGWMGSERAIARVPVTIEGLEQLEAARAQGKGVLLVGGHFSHLELCARLVSQRIRISGMYRKMDSRVFEWAVLRARLDYAEAMFDKDDIRGTVKHLRNGGTLWYAPDQDMRSKDNAFVPFFGVPAATITATHHLARMSGAAVIPFYHRRLPGNAGYVLRLGAPLEQFPSADALDDTARINVCIEAMVRAAPEQYLWVHKRFKTRPEGFPPIY; from the coding sequence ATGCCCCGCCCCCCTTTTACCCGCTCCCTGCTCGCACCGCTGCAATGGCCAGCGTGGCTGGGCGTCGGCGCGATCTGGACCATTGCCCATCTGCCGCGTCCGCTGCTGATGGGACTCGGCCGACTGCTCGGCGCGCTCGTGCAACGCGTACCTTCGCCGCGCCGGCATATCGCGGAGGCAAATATCGCCCTGTGCTTCCCCGAGCTTTCAAAGGCCGAACAGGCGGCGCTCGTCAATGCGCATCTTCGCGACATCGGCCTGATGATGATGGAGTTCGCACTCGGCTGGATGGGTAGCGAACGCGCGATCGCGCGCGTGCCCGTCACCATCGAGGGGCTGGAACAGCTGGAAGCCGCTCGCGCGCAGGGCAAGGGCGTCTTGCTGGTTGGCGGCCATTTCTCGCACCTGGAACTTTGCGCGCGGCTGGTCTCGCAACGCATCCGCATCTCGGGCATGTACCGCAAGATGGATTCGCGCGTCTTCGAGTGGGCCGTGCTGCGCGCGCGCCTCGACTACGCCGAGGCGATGTTCGACAAGGATGATATCCGGGGCACCGTCAAGCATCTGCGCAACGGCGGCACGCTTTGGTACGCACCCGACCAGGACATGCGCAGCAAGGACAATGCGTTTGTGCCGTTCTTCGGTGTACCGGCGGCAACCATCACCGCCACTCATCATCTCGCGCGCATGTCCGGCGCCGCGGTGATCCCCTTCTATCATCGTCGCCTGCCCGGCAACGCTGGCTATGTCTTGCGACTGGGGGCGCCACTGGAGCAATTCCCGAGCGCCGATGCACTCGACGATACGGCCCGCATCAACGTCTGCATCGAGGCGATGGTGCGCGCCGCACCCGAGCAATACCTCTGGGTGCACAAGCGTTTCAAGACGCGACCTGAAGGCTTTCCGCCGATCTATTGA
- a CDS encoding protein-L-isoaspartate O-methyltransferase family protein, protein MAMNFEQARQNMVENQVRPWEVLDGRVLDVLSSVRREDFVAAEHRKLAFADLCLPLGHGEVMMKPVVEGRVLQALELTPTDHVLEIGTGSGFLTACLAKLSAGVTSLDIHADFIAAASERLARAGVANVKLEVGEAITAWHPDGLFDALVVTGAVYQIPQRFLSWLKPGGRLLVVRGESPVQQVLLLTHEGNGRYREEVLFETDLPYLKHAEPPRRFVF, encoded by the coding sequence ATGGCGATGAACTTCGAACAGGCGCGACAGAACATGGTGGAAAACCAGGTGCGCCCCTGGGAGGTGCTTGATGGGCGCGTGCTCGACGTGCTCAGCAGCGTGCGCCGCGAGGATTTCGTCGCTGCCGAGCATCGCAAGCTGGCATTCGCCGATCTCTGCCTGCCGCTCGGCCACGGCGAAGTAATGATGAAGCCGGTGGTCGAAGGCCGCGTGCTGCAGGCGCTGGAACTGACGCCCACCGACCATGTGCTGGAGATCGGCACGGGTTCGGGCTTTCTTACCGCTTGCCTGGCGAAGCTCTCGGCGGGGGTCACCAGCCTGGACATTCATGCCGATTTCATTGCCGCCGCCAGCGAACGCCTCGCACGTGCAGGTGTTGCCAATGTAAAGCTGGAGGTGGGTGAAGCGATCACGGCATGGCATCCCGATGGCTTGTTCGATGCGCTGGTGGTGACCGGCGCGGTGTACCAGATTCCCCAGCGCTTCCTGTCATGGCTCAAGCCTGGCGGCCGTTTGCTGGTGGTGCGTGGCGAGTCGCCGGTGCAGCAGGTGTTGCTGCTTACCCACGAAGGTAACGGCCGCTACCGCGAAGAAGTTCTGTTCGAGACCGATCTGCCGTACTTGAAGCACGCGGAGCCACCGCGCCGCTTCGTATTCTGA
- a CDS encoding TolC family outer membrane protein, with protein sequence MRLKLLTLALALSAFPLAGHSEDLLDAYREARANDPVLSQAEATRLAVGEGVTQARALMLPQLNGAYSLTQQPIGSGATNGVLAGSDHSRSRELSATLNQSVVDLSQWANLSAARSTASAQDATYQAAMQDLYVRVTTAYFGVLTSQDALVFAKANEDAFKEAFEQADQRFKVGLSAVTDVYQAKSNYELAKAQTIAAQNTLNDAREALTQITGKPAGELKKLREDMPMNPPSPADPTVWVQQALTSNASIQAQQYGVQAAEHSINAARAGHLPTLNASVSRGKTTSWLENGSYADLSGNRVNGNYGTTIGLTVNVPIFSGGATQSRVRQSIYQRDEAQDSLESTRRQVVRNTLNFYRSVLSGISQVEANKASVESGQKALEATRAGFDVGTQTMLNVLNAIQTLTEAENSYSQSRHALVLDQLQLKESAGSIDLKDMEMVNAMLQ encoded by the coding sequence ATGCGCTTGAAGCTTCTGACCCTCGCCCTGGCCCTGTCGGCGTTCCCGCTGGCCGGCCACAGCGAGGACTTGCTGGATGCATACCGAGAAGCACGCGCCAATGACCCGGTGCTGTCGCAGGCGGAAGCCACTCGCCTGGCTGTCGGCGAGGGTGTAACCCAGGCCCGCGCCTTGATGCTGCCCCAGCTCAATGGCGCCTACTCGCTCACCCAGCAGCCGATCGGCTCGGGCGCAACGAACGGTGTCCTGGCGGGTTCCGACCATTCGCGTTCGCGCGAGCTTTCCGCCACCCTGAATCAATCCGTCGTCGATCTCAGCCAGTGGGCCAACCTGTCGGCGGCTCGCTCGACGGCTTCCGCGCAGGACGCCACGTATCAGGCGGCGATGCAGGATCTGTATGTGCGTGTCACCACGGCCTACTTCGGCGTGCTGACCAGTCAGGATGCGCTGGTGTTCGCCAAGGCGAACGAGGACGCCTTCAAGGAAGCTTTCGAGCAGGCCGACCAGCGCTTCAAAGTGGGTCTCTCGGCGGTCACCGACGTCTACCAGGCCAAGTCGAACTACGAGCTGGCAAAGGCACAGACGATCGCCGCGCAGAACACGTTGAATGATGCCCGCGAAGCGCTCACGCAGATCACCGGCAAACCCGCCGGCGAGCTGAAGAAGCTGCGTGAGGACATGCCGATGAATCCGCCTTCGCCGGCGGACCCAACCGTTTGGGTGCAGCAGGCGCTGACCTCGAATGCATCGATCCAGGCCCAGCAATACGGCGTACAGGCGGCCGAGCACAGCATCAATGCAGCGCGCGCCGGCCATCTGCCGACCTTGAATGCCTCCGTATCGCGCGGCAAGACCACGTCCTGGCTGGAGAACGGCAGCTATGCCGACCTCAGCGGCAATCGCGTCAACGGCAACTACGGCACCACGATTGGCCTGACCGTGAACGTTCCGATCTTCTCGGGCGGCGCTACGCAATCGCGCGTGCGCCAGTCGATCTACCAGCGTGACGAGGCCCAGGATTCGCTGGAGTCGACGCGTCGCCAGGTCGTTCGCAACACGCTCAACTTCTATCGCTCGGTGCTCTCGGGCATCAGCCAGGTGGAGGCGAACAAGGCCTCGGTGGAATCGGGCCAAAAGGCTCTGGAGGCCACCCGCGCCGGCTTCGACGTCGGCACGCAGACGATGCTGAACGTGCTCAACGCGATCCAGACCCTCACCGAGGCGGAGAACAGCTACTCGCAGTCGCGTCATGCCCTGGTGCTCGATCAGCTGCAGCTCAAGGAGTCGGCAGGCTCGATCGACCTGAAGGATATGGAGATGGTCAACGCGATGCTGCAGTAA
- a CDS encoding S53 family peptidase encodes MRNEHLYLGAAVVLALAGLPGIAAAQSSTSQNAALADINTAEAPRVTQTINNKVVSPLQRSHVAAVDSVKPTQSVADSLLMNHMHLVLQRSALRQSALDALIAAQHDPSSPKFHQWVTPDQFGEKFGVSDADIVAATSWLQSQGFKVNGVYPNKMQIDFSGNAGLVKQAFHTQLNRYALGKTNHIANAADISVPTALKDVVVGVAGLNDIHPQSQRVESKVSQYDASTHKFIIKQPAGSKPATVNPEAIGFTNGARGLVPYDMAKIYGVDQLRNSGLTGTGITLAVVEDNSMVPDDWTNFVSQFSLGSFGGTFTQFQPQATGFTNCIDPTIANPGEDDGETLLDAEWSTAMAPGANIWVATCDDSNSNNFFGGVFTAATNLINAANRPNIISASYGYGEGYTDAASKTAIDLMWAQADAEGISVFVSSGDSGSNPSFNGFIINGVGIDANAFGTSPNDTVVGGTDTADVLDGTTKKYFASTYNSVYGSALSYVPEIPWNQSCGNEVAAKSLGFASALAFCKEYIKLDPNGYYLTSEAGSGGPSSVDSKPAWQRQVHNAAKDQSRDVPDVSLFAGSYGGDTWVIVCTSFYPCQPGFPGLIALSGGTSLSSPMFAGIQALIDQGLAAKGLSPNQGNAAPTLYALAADEYGGAKGTPPASLAACSADNGTKGTGKCVFHNITRGSIATQCIQQLPAVVTPDCYFYGNLPGSYLGPLQVGLTSTNINKYNSNTEAFATQAGWSFASGLGSVNANNLFNAWKAFVNVK; translated from the coding sequence ATGAGAAACGAGCACCTGTATCTAGGCGCCGCCGTAGTCCTCGCTCTCGCGGGACTGCCCGGCATCGCGGCCGCACAGTCATCCACGTCGCAGAACGCGGCGTTGGCAGATATCAATACGGCGGAAGCGCCACGGGTCACGCAAACGATCAATAACAAGGTCGTTTCGCCGCTGCAGCGAAGTCACGTTGCCGCCGTGGATAGCGTGAAACCTACGCAAAGCGTGGCCGATAGCTTGCTGATGAACCATATGCACCTCGTGCTTCAGCGCAGTGCATTGCGACAGTCCGCATTGGACGCACTCATTGCTGCCCAGCACGATCCAAGCTCGCCCAAGTTCCACCAGTGGGTCACGCCGGATCAGTTCGGCGAGAAGTTTGGCGTGAGTGACGCCGATATCGTCGCAGCAACTTCATGGCTGCAGTCGCAGGGGTTCAAGGTCAATGGTGTGTACCCCAACAAAATGCAGATCGACTTCAGCGGTAATGCGGGCCTGGTCAAGCAGGCCTTCCATACCCAGCTCAATCGGTATGCATTGGGCAAGACCAACCATATCGCCAATGCCGCGGACATCAGTGTTCCGACGGCCTTGAAGGACGTCGTGGTGGGCGTTGCCGGCCTCAACGACATCCACCCGCAGTCGCAGCGAGTGGAGTCCAAGGTGTCGCAATACGATGCCTCCACGCACAAATTCATCATCAAGCAACCCGCCGGCTCCAAGCCTGCCACGGTGAACCCGGAGGCGATTGGCTTTACCAACGGCGCGCGTGGCCTCGTTCCCTATGACATGGCCAAGATCTACGGTGTGGACCAGCTGCGTAACAGTGGACTGACCGGAACAGGCATCACCCTTGCAGTCGTCGAGGACAACTCGATGGTGCCCGACGATTGGACCAACTTCGTCAGCCAGTTCAGCCTCGGCAGCTTTGGTGGAACGTTCACGCAGTTCCAGCCTCAGGCCACCGGCTTCACCAACTGCATTGATCCCACCATTGCCAACCCAGGCGAGGATGATGGCGAGACGTTGCTCGATGCGGAATGGTCAACGGCGATGGCACCGGGCGCCAATATATGGGTGGCCACCTGCGATGATTCCAATTCCAACAACTTCTTCGGTGGCGTATTCACCGCGGCGACCAACCTGATCAACGCGGCCAACCGGCCAAACATCATTAGCGCGAGCTACGGCTACGGCGAAGGCTACACCGACGCCGCCAGCAAGACGGCCATCGACCTGATGTGGGCACAGGCGGATGCCGAAGGCATTTCGGTCTTTGTATCGAGTGGCGACTCAGGCTCCAACCCGAGCTTCAACGGCTTCATCATCAATGGTGTCGGAATTGACGCCAACGCGTTCGGCACTTCACCGAACGACACGGTGGTCGGTGGTACCGACACGGCGGACGTGCTCGATGGCACGACCAAGAAGTACTTTGCCTCGACCTACAACTCGGTCTACGGCTCCGCGTTGTCCTATGTGCCGGAGATTCCGTGGAACCAGTCGTGTGGCAACGAAGTGGCCGCCAAGTCGCTCGGCTTTGCCAGCGCACTGGCGTTCTGCAAGGAATACATCAAGCTTGATCCCAATGGCTACTACCTGACGTCAGAGGCGGGCAGTGGTGGTCCGTCGTCCGTCGACAGCAAGCCGGCGTGGCAGCGGCAGGTACACAATGCCGCCAAGGACCAGTCGCGTGACGTGCCGGACGTGTCGCTGTTCGCGGGCTCCTATGGTGGCGACACCTGGGTCATCGTGTGTACGTCGTTCTATCCCTGCCAGCCCGGCTTCCCGGGGCTGATCGCACTCAGCGGAGGTACCTCGCTGTCGTCGCCGATGTTTGCAGGTATCCAGGCCTTGATCGACCAGGGCCTGGCGGCCAAGGGTCTGTCGCCCAACCAGGGCAATGCGGCACCGACGCTGTATGCATTGGCTGCCGACGAGTACGGCGGCGCCAAGGGCACACCGCCCGCCAGCCTCGCTGCCTGTAGTGCTGACAACGGTACGAAGGGAACCGGCAAGTGCGTGTTCCACAACATCACGCGCGGAAGCATTGCCACCCAGTGCATCCAGCAACTGCCTGCGGTGGTTACGCCAGACTGCTATTTCTACGGCAACCTTCCCGGTTCGTACCTTGGACCGCTTCAGGTCGGTCTGACCTCGACCAACATCAACAAGTACAACAGCAACACGGAGGCCTTTGCCACCCAAGCCGGTTGGAGCTTCGCTTCCGGCCTTGGCTCGGTCAATGCCAACAACCTGTTTAATGCGTGGAAGGCGTTCGTCAACGTGAAGTAA
- the waaA gene encoding lipid IV(A) 3-deoxy-D-manno-octulosonic acid transferase, which translates to MRYLYTLVMYLVTPLIMLRLLKRGVRYGDYHKRWRERFGFFQGPRVRESLWVHAVSVGEVNAAEPLIKALRGRYPDAPLVVTTVTPTGSERVRQLFGDSVFHVYLPYDLPFAVTRFLRHVRPRMAIIVETEIWPNLYLSCRRRGIPLMIANARLSERSLRGYRPMGSLVRRALRCVRLIAAQSRTDAERYRLLGADPDKLVVAGNMKFDMPVPYDAERHGQELRLQWGQLRPAWVAGSTHEVEELQVLEAHLEVLKRLPDALLLIAPRHPERFKLVESAARSLGLSVGTRSVDQVPSTGHQVFVIDAMGELMPFYAAADLAFVGGSLVPIGGHNVLEPAALSTPVLVGPHTFNFQEITLTLIQEGGAARVSSVEELGSEVVRLLGDRAALDRMGDAARTVFDSERGAVKRVMGMIGDLLQE; encoded by the coding sequence TTGCGCTACCTCTATACCCTCGTCATGTACCTGGTGACGCCGCTGATCATGTTGCGCCTGTTGAAGCGCGGCGTGCGCTACGGCGATTACCACAAACGATGGCGTGAACGCTTTGGTTTCTTTCAGGGGCCACGCGTCAGGGAGAGCCTGTGGGTGCATGCGGTATCCGTGGGCGAAGTGAACGCTGCCGAGCCGTTGATAAAGGCCTTGCGCGGGCGCTACCCGGACGCACCGCTGGTCGTCACCACGGTTACGCCAACCGGATCCGAACGTGTGCGCCAGCTGTTTGGCGATAGCGTGTTCCACGTCTACCTGCCTTACGACTTGCCGTTCGCCGTGACGCGCTTCCTGCGCCATGTGCGACCGCGCATGGCCATTATCGTGGAAACCGAAATCTGGCCGAATCTCTACCTCTCCTGCCGGCGGCGTGGCATTCCCTTGATGATCGCCAACGCGCGCCTGTCCGAACGCTCCCTGCGGGGCTACCGGCCGATGGGCAGCCTGGTGCGCCGGGCGCTGCGATGCGTGCGGCTGATTGCCGCGCAGTCGCGCACGGACGCGGAGCGTTATCGCCTGCTCGGCGCAGATCCCGACAAGCTCGTCGTGGCGGGCAATATGAAGTTCGACATGCCGGTGCCTTACGACGCTGAGCGCCACGGTCAGGAGCTGCGTCTTCAATGGGGGCAGCTTCGCCCCGCATGGGTTGCCGGCAGCACCCACGAGGTTGAAGAGTTGCAGGTGCTCGAGGCTCACCTTGAAGTGCTCAAGCGCTTGCCCGATGCCCTGTTGCTGATCGCGCCGCGCCATCCGGAACGTTTCAAACTGGTCGAAAGCGCTGCCCGCAGCCTGGGCTTAAGCGTCGGTACGCGCAGTGTTGACCAGGTTCCATCGACGGGGCACCAGGTTTTCGTGATCGATGCGATGGGCGAATTGATGCCGTTTTATGCCGCGGCGGATCTCGCCTTTGTTGGCGGCAGCCTCGTGCCCATCGGCGGCCACAACGTGCTCGAGCCGGCAGCGCTTTCCACGCCGGTGCTGGTGGGCCCGCATACGTTCAATTTCCAGGAAATCACCCTCACCCTGATCCAGGAAGGCGGGGCCGCGCGCGTCAGCAGTGTCGAAGAGCTGGGGTCGGAAGTGGTGCGACTGCTAGGTGATCGAGCCGCGCTTGATCGCATGGGCGACGCGGCGCGCACGGTATTTGACAGCGAGCGCGGGGCCGTGAAGCGCGTGATGGGAATGATCGGCGACCTGCTGCAGGAATAG
- a CDS encoding O-antigen ligase family protein, with amino-acid sequence MSSFAVSLKAALRSPLLPFWLVIALLPVGRSSELGTFLCLVGVILLFVRHPSALREHAGARLLLWLLGAYVSAALLSAVDSLAPGKSWSTVASLLRYVPLGLYACFAIRREEKLSALFTAVAVVVGVWALDAWVQALTGWSLGGHADAERLSGIFGATNLKLGPTLAVLSPFVLWAAHRRGGYKGLLVAFMLLLVPVLLSGSRASWLCYALVMVGFAWHFSRTPLRFLAIVAVGMVLMVFAAGVAWKTSDRFQLRMERSLQALHGSDQSVDTALSGRLDIWRTSMAMFKAHPINGVGVRAYRFAYPEFAAANDHFVVAESCGEGEGACHAHQWVLEVLTETGTLGLLLWLAAMAMAAVAWRRVGAGARARAFPVTLALAVMLFPLNTHLAFYSAWWGLLFAWLLGLWCAALYVEPGVLRAEGRA; translated from the coding sequence ATGAGTTCATTCGCCGTTTCCCTGAAGGCTGCCCTGCGCTCGCCTCTGCTGCCGTTCTGGCTGGTAATCGCCCTGCTGCCGGTTGGACGCAGCTCGGAGCTGGGCACCTTTCTCTGTCTGGTCGGCGTCATCCTGCTGTTTGTCCGGCATCCTTCCGCGTTGCGTGAGCATGCGGGTGCAAGGCTTCTTTTGTGGCTGCTTGGTGCCTATGTGAGCGCGGCCTTGTTGTCGGCTGTCGATTCGCTGGCGCCGGGCAAGAGCTGGTCGACGGTGGCGTCCTTGCTTCGCTACGTGCCGTTAGGCCTGTATGCCTGTTTTGCGATCCGCCGCGAAGAGAAGCTCAGCGCACTGTTTACGGCGGTTGCCGTGGTCGTAGGCGTTTGGGCGCTGGATGCCTGGGTGCAGGCACTGACGGGATGGAGTCTGGGTGGGCATGCCGATGCAGAGCGACTCTCGGGCATCTTTGGCGCCACCAATCTCAAGCTGGGTCCCACGCTGGCAGTGCTATCGCCGTTCGTGCTGTGGGCTGCGCACCGACGTGGGGGATACAAAGGGCTGCTGGTGGCCTTCATGCTGCTGCTTGTACCGGTCCTGTTGTCAGGTTCACGGGCGTCGTGGCTGTGCTATGCCTTGGTGATGGTGGGTTTTGCCTGGCACTTTTCGCGGACGCCGCTGCGTTTTCTCGCCATCGTCGCCGTCGGCATGGTGTTGATGGTTTTTGCGGCGGGCGTGGCCTGGAAAACCTCCGACCGCTTCCAGCTTCGCATGGAGCGCAGCTTGCAGGCGCTCCACGGTTCCGATCAGTCCGTCGACACGGCTCTCAGCGGGCGCCTGGATATCTGGCGAACCAGCATGGCAATGTTCAAGGCGCACCCGATCAATGGCGTGGGTGTGCGCGCTTACCGCTTTGCCTATCCCGAGTTCGCGGCGGCCAATGATCATTTCGTCGTCGCCGAGAGCTGCGGCGAGGGCGAGGGTGCATGCCATGCGCATCAATGGGTGCTGGAAGTACTCACTGAAACGGGCACGCTCGGCTTGTTGCTCTGGCTGGCAGCCATGGCCATGGCTGCGGTGGCGTGGCGGCGCGTGGGCGCAGGCGCGCGCGCGCGGGCATTTCCGGTGACGTTGGCGCTTGCGGTCATGCTGTTTCCGCTGAACACGCATCTGGCGTTCTATTCCGCCTGGTGGGGATTGCTGTTTGCCTGGCTGCTGGGCCTCTGGTGCGCAGCGCTGTACGTCGAGCCGGGCGTGTTGCGTGCAGAAGGGCGCGCATGA
- a CDS encoding TetR/AcrR family transcriptional regulator, translating to MSTIPQTKPQGPGRPKDMEKRAAILEAAKALFIRNAFAGTSMDAVAAEAGVSKLTVYSHFGDKDNLFREVIRARIQDLMPEDTYQYDPNEDVRETLERIALHHVRLDCDVQNVGTFRAILSDCRQGNPRYGKLLWEEGPDRTLGLMKRLLQQAVDDGKLDIPNVTRAAGQFISLIKGEMLLRRMFGCEECAFSYAAELEQTARDGVDMFLRAYRKH from the coding sequence ATGAGCACGATCCCGCAAACCAAGCCTCAGGGACCCGGTCGTCCCAAGGATATGGAGAAGCGTGCGGCGATCCTCGAAGCAGCCAAGGCCCTGTTCATCCGCAATGCCTTTGCTGGTACCAGCATGGACGCGGTGGCGGCCGAGGCGGGCGTGTCCAAGCTCACGGTCTACAGTCATTTCGGCGACAAGGACAACCTGTTCCGCGAAGTCATTCGCGCGCGCATCCAGGACCTGATGCCGGAAGACACCTACCAATACGACCCGAACGAGGATGTCCGCGAGACGCTGGAGCGCATCGCCCTGCATCACGTGAGGCTGGACTGCGACGTTCAGAACGTTGGTACCTTCCGCGCCATCCTCAGCGACTGCCGCCAGGGCAACCCCCGCTACGGCAAGCTGCTGTGGGAGGAAGGCCCGGACCGCACGCTTGGTTTGATGAAACGCCTGCTGCAACAGGCCGTTGACGACGGCAAGCTGGATATCCCCAACGTGACACGTGCCGCTGGCCAGTTCATCTCCCTGATCAAGGGTGAGATGCTGCTTCGCCGCATGTTCGGCTGCGAGGAATGCGCTTTCTCGTACGCCGCCGAGCTGGAACAGACTGCCCGTGATGGCGTGGACATGTTCCTGCGCGCTTACAGGAAGCACTGA
- a CDS encoding glycosyltransferase family 2 protein, whose amino-acid sequence MTREPLSVVVITYNNADTLDDCLRQVDWAEEILVLDSGSTDGTVAIARQHGARVAVHPFDDYGPQKQRAYDMASHDWILNLDADEILSPGTREVIELALVAPRYAGFRLPRRERMFWTVQHRWSWRNGHLRLFDRRRGGMNDVEVHAAVEVLGPVKTLRRADFVNDGDGDIATRVEKINRYTSGMVAHKLRKQQHFTGLRMVFYPPVFFLRQYIGKRYFLNGWAGFIASVTGAFYAFLKYAKLHEARVQAARKHLR is encoded by the coding sequence ATGACACGCGAACCACTTTCGGTGGTGGTCATCACCTACAACAATGCCGACACGCTGGATGACTGCCTGCGCCAGGTCGACTGGGCCGAGGAGATCCTGGTGCTGGATTCCGGCTCCACCGATGGCACCGTAGCCATCGCCAGGCAACATGGTGCGCGCGTAGCCGTTCACCCGTTCGATGACTATGGCCCGCAAAAGCAGCGTGCCTATGACATGGCCAGCCACGACTGGATACTCAACCTCGACGCCGATGAGATCCTCTCGCCCGGCACGCGCGAAGTCATCGAGCTCGCACTGGTTGCGCCACGCTACGCGGGTTTCCGCCTGCCGCGTCGCGAGCGGATGTTCTGGACCGTGCAGCATCGCTGGAGCTGGCGCAACGGCCATCTGCGTCTGTTCGATCGCCGGCGTGGTGGCATGAACGACGTCGAGGTGCATGCGGCGGTCGAAGTGCTCGGTCCGGTCAAGACGCTACGGCGAGCGGACTTCGTCAATGATGGCGATGGTGACATCGCCACGCGGGTGGAAAAGATCAATCGCTATACCAGTGGAATGGTGGCTCACAAGCTGCGCAAGCAGCAGCATTTCACTGGTCTGCGCATGGTGTTCTACCCGCCCGTGTTCTTCTTGCGGCAATACATCGGCAAGCGTTATTTTCTCAACGGCTGGGCGGGTTTTATCGCCAGCGTGACCGGCGCTTTCTACGCTTTCCTCAAATACGCGAAGCTGCACGAGGCGCGTGTGCAAGCGGCGCGCAAACATCTTCGCTGA